From the genome of Brienomyrus brachyistius isolate T26 chromosome 8, BBRACH_0.4, whole genome shotgun sequence, one region includes:
- the p4htmb gene encoding transmembrane prolyl 4-hydroxylase, with product MKMEPQKSVTEELTRPTLTPISRERVPLQKSNVCSRSYFMVVMVFFHVYIINVIALLLYVHYNNGAVEPGAAGGEPTARGSHRHPPPDFHLHDPDSRSERTMYLPRIEGIRVGHVQKVSLVPNKVHEMRTLSLKPLLFEIPGFLTEEECHVVVQLAQLKGLTDSQVMVPEGQEDIAEQLNLSSEEIFNLLDLNQDGRLQLQEILTHSRVHDGIWLTPENLREIYAGLKADPDGDGLLSLEEFQRLSTNAFQRFLQQRGVQRSQLVRNSRHTWLYQGEGAHHVLRELRKRVTRLTRLPHKLVDLSEPLQVVRYEQGGHYHAHHDSGPVYPETACTHTRLAANSSAPFETSCRYITVLFYLNTVEGGGETTFPVADNRTYEETALIQNDVDLLDTRRHCDKGNLRVKPIKGTAVLWYNYLSDGKGWVGELDEYSLHGGCMVTRGIKWVANNWINIDPNYERQARYQQLVSQTVNSGNPDADPDPEHHRDLHQDL from the exons ATGAAGATGGAGCCACAGAAAAGTGTGACGGAGGAGCTCACACGTCCGACTTTGACACCGATAAGCAGGGAGAGAGTTCCGCTGCAGAAGAGCAATGTGTGCTCCCGGTCTTATTTCATGGTGGTGATGGTGTTTTTTCACGTTTACATCATTAATGTAATTGCTCTGCTGTTGTACGTGCATTACAACAACGGCGCCGTGGAACCGGGTGCTGCTGGCGGGGAGCCCACAGCCAGGGGCAGCCACCGCCACCCACCACCCGACTTTCATCTTCATGATCCCGATTCGAGATCAGAGCGGACTATGTACCTTCCGCGCATCGAGGGGATCCGG GTAGGACACGTCCAGAAAGTGTCGCTGGTGCCGAATAAGGTCCATGAGATGCGGACGCTGAGTCTAAAGCCCTTGTTGTTCG AGATTCCAGGATTCCTGACCGAGGAGGAGTGCCACGTTGTAGTGCAGCTGGCTCAGCTGAAAGGTCTGACAGACAGCCAGGTGATGGTGCCCGAGGGTCAGGAGGACATAGCCGAGCAGTTGAACCTCTCCTCTGAGGAGATCTTTAATCTGCTGGACCTGAATCAGGATGGACGTCTGCAACTGCAGGAG atTCTAACCCACTCCCGTGTGCATGACGGGATCTGGCTGACACCAGAGAACCTCCGGGAGATCTATGCTGGACTGAAAGCCGACCCAGATGGTGATG GCCTGCTGAGCTTGGAGGAATTCCAGAGGCTGAGCACCAACGCTTTCCAGCGCTTTCTTCAGCAGCGTGGAGTTCAGCGCAGCCAGCTGGTACGCAACAGCAGGCATACGTGGCTGTACCAGGGCGAGGGGGCGCATCACGTGTTACGGGAGCTCAGGAAGAG GGTGACTCGTCTAACCCGTCTGCCCCACAAGCTGGTCGACCTTAGTGAGCCACTCCAGGTGGTGCGATACGAGCAGGGGGGGCACTACCACGCCCACCACGACAGCGGCCCCGTGTACCCAGAGACGGCCTGCACCCACACCCGCCTAGCGGCCAACTCCTCGGCACCCTTCGAGACCTCCTGCCG GTACATCACTGTGCTGTTTTACCTGAACACGGTGGAGGGAGGAGGCGAGACGACATTCCCCGTGGCTGACAACAGGACGTACGAGGAAACA GCCCTAATACAGAATGATGTAGACCTTCTGGATACAAGGAGGCACTGTGACAAGGGCAACCTAAGAGTGAAGCCCATCAAAGGCACAGCGGTCCTCTGGTACAATTACCTATCTGACGGCAAAG GCTGGGTGGGAGAGCTGGACGAGTACTCGTTGCACGGTGGCTGCATGGTGACCCGTGGAATAAAGTGGGTGGCGAACAACTGGATTAATATCGACCCGAACTATGAGCGCCAGGCACGGtaccaacagctggtgtcacAGACAGTCAATTCTGGAAATCCTGATGCCGATCCGGATCCAGAACATCACCGTGACCTCCATCAGGATTTGTAG